The Besnoitia besnoiti strain Bb-Ger1 chromosome Unknown contig00018, whole genome shotgun sequence genome contains a region encoding:
- a CDS encoding putative U6 snRNA-associated Sm family protein LSm8 (encoded by transcript BESB_032620) gives MAQVLQSLVDQKVEIVTADGRIFVGTLKGFDQSTNVILDKCEERIYSLDAAVEQIALGLYLVRGDNIAVVGEVDVEVDESIQLSSVRAAPLKPVGFGSGDASAGLMLPRWVALRSSLVFAVSRLGNAFYTPEPKSRRCGEGQYRSVCLCGSR, from the exons ATGGCGCAGGTTCTTCAGAGTCTCGTGGACC agaAAGTCGAGATCGTCACCGCCGACGGTCGCATCTTCGTGGGGACTCTGAAGGGCTTCGACCAGAGCACCAACGTCATCCTTGACAAATGCGAGGAGAGAATCTACAGCTTGGACGCGGCTGTGGAGCAGATTGCCCTCGGACTGTACCTTGTTCGCGGCGACAACAT tGCCGTCGTGGGCGAGGTTGACGTCGAGGTTGATGAAAGCATTCAGCTCTCCTcggtgcgcgcggcgcctctcaaGCCGGTAGGTTTTGGATCCGGAGATGCCTCTGCTGGTCTGATGCTACCGCGCTGGGTGGCTCTCCGATCAAGTCTCGTTTTTGCCGTCTCGCGGCTAGGAAACGCGTTTTACACTCCCGAACCGAAATCTCGCCGCTGTGGCGAGGGCCAATATCGAAGCGTATGCCTGTGCGGCAGTCGATGA
- a CDS encoding uncharacterized protein (encoded by transcript BESB_032630) gives MAGVKVPLFYFTLFFRFSGLPSAVLCLGSDSEGSAHPYQLGDAADSPIAHGTTVTEATAADNELITIPPATGVPVGPPASEHTTVSFEELPLSTDTLRTPNVGSKPSRLGRASGKRGHHHKSSASEPSLKSRSKRKRISAAVQTEQLISSLSADGQNREVPLPSQWLYPPYAAENREDLQTEVSQTFLDFERPDLASVLPSDSPILSTISSLTSLSQWPSLQTQRPQGHAPSMVPPTSWDLPDISNVTSSFGRETGYAEVNLSKKEEQSTRHELASDELETLFRPEPTKILDILLKQAAAQQETKVTPPPPSELSDTAKPETAFSNASSSGGDMMQNDEHVNTERRSSSSHKGRRSKTLDSHTPLATTTARYPRLSALLAQWKGKDRKHERHTEPHEDNLTHEEAAGGPPAGNLSPPTSSIAVVSAESEEQEPTQILETPGVTSGGTTAADLSPETSKTASGDQAEQIALPATLDVSELSTKNATDPTFSELSSRLHQWIVAEPDAAAFHQITDPTEGREAAEVQETQEKTRSQFFDSVISRDDLLQATLAVYRALFLQQVLENPDLVLKNPKGPLAQSQRLQESGDDSAADTNRMSHEGSAPTDDKDDTASMGDSHTASSSTATTQTASGLASAFGQSLHVDTSLPQNPYTADTPLATGPVAQTGTSVKQATHLARANTDAWLLSFVFLRWLDMWRRQVAMLEEAASTTEPSSQSGENVLPADQAGDGEAARNRK, from the coding sequence ATGGCGGGTGTAAAGGTGCCTCTGTTCTACTTCACCCTGTTTTTCAGGTTTTCAGGTCTACCCAGTGCGGTTCTGTGCCTTGGCAGTGACTCAGAAGGCTCTGCACATCCCTATCAGTtaggcgacgctgcggatTCCCCTATCGCACATGGCACAACGGTCACGGAAGCAACGGCAGCAGACAACGAACTGATCACCATTCCCCCTGCTACTGGAGTCCCTGTCGGGCCTCCTGCGTCTGAGCACACTACGGTGTCCTTTGAAGAACTCCCGCTCTCCACCGACACCCTTCGGACTCCCAATGTGGGATCCAAACCCTCGAGACTGGGTCGCGCTTCTGGAAAAAGAGGCCACCATCACAAGAGCAGCGCCTCAGAGCCTTCGCTTAAAAGCCGTTCGAAAAGGAAGCGTATTTCCGCAGCCGTGCAAACTGAGCAGCTGATATCATCTCTGTCCGCAGACGGACAAAATCGTGAAGTCCCGCTCCCATCTCAGTGGCTCTACCCGCCGTACGCTGCTGAAAACCGTGAGGATTTACAGACTGAGGTGTCACAGACATTTCTGGACTTTGAAAGGCCTGATCTGGCATCTGTGCTTCCGTCAGACTCCCCAATTCTTAGCACAATATCTTCGTTGACGTCTTTGTCCCAGTGGCCGTCCTTGCAAACACAGCGGCCTCAGGGGCATGCTCCTTCGATGGTCCCTCCTACCTCTTGGGATCTACCCGATATTTCAAATGTAACGTCCTCCTTCGGGCGCGAAACGGGGTATGCGGAGGTCAATCTGAGCAAGAAAGAGGAGCAGTCTACTCGCCACGAGCTGGCGTCAGACGAGTTGGAAACTCTGTTTCGACCAGAGCCCACGAAAATTCTCGACATACTTCTCAAACAGGCAGCAGCACAGCAAGAGACCAAAGTGACTCCACCGCCGCCCTCTGAGCTCTCAGACACAGCGAAGCCAGAAACTGCTTTCTCCAACGCGTCTTCCAGTGGTGGGGATATGATGCAGAATGATGAGCACGTCAACACTGAGCGACGAAGCAGCTCCTCTCACAAAGGCAGGAGAAGCAAAACGTTAGATTCCCATACCCCTCTGGCTACCACAACGGCACGCTATCCGCGGCTTTCCGCACTGCTGGCGCAATGGAAGGGGAAAGACAGGAAACACGAGCGCCACACAGAGCCGCACGAAGATAACCTAACACACGAagaggctgcaggcggccccCCTGCAGGGAATCTTTCTCCGCCTACGTCCTCTATTGCAGTCGTATCTGCGGAATCGGAAGAGCAGGAGCCTACGCAGATTCTTGAAACGCCCGGAGTCACTTCCGGCGGTACCACCGCCGCAGATCTCTCACCTGAGACTTCGAAGACGGCTTCCGGAGACCAGGCTGAACAGATAGCCTTGCCGGCGACTCTCGATGTCTCAGAACTTTCAACAAAGAACGCAACTGACCCGACGTTTTCTGAACTATCCAGCAGACTTCACCAGTGGATCGTCGCCGAGCCCGATGCAGCAGCATTTCATCAGATCACGGATCCCACGGAAGGCAGGGAAGCCGCGGAGgtgcaggagacgcaggaaaAAACACGGAGCCAGTTTTTTGACTCTGTGATTTCCCGTGACGATCTACTGCAGGCGACCCTCGCCGTCTATCGCGCCCTCTTCCTTCAGCAAGTCCTGGAAAATCCTGATCTGGTTCTCAAAAATCCGAAAgggccgctggcgcagagCCAGCGTTTACAAGAGAGTGGTGACGACTCTGCCGCAGACACGAATCGAATGTCTCACGAAGGCTCCGCTCCTACCGATGATAAAGACGATACGGCCTCTATGGGGGACTCGCACActgcttcctcttcgacAGCGACAACTCAGACTGCGAGTGGACTTGCCTCTGCATTCGGACAAAGCCTCCATGTGGATACTTCATTGCCTCAAAATCCATACACCGCGGACACTCCGCTCGCCACAGGGCCGGTAGCGCAGACGGGCACCTCAGTCAAGCAGGCCACTCACCTCGCGAGGGCAAACACCGATGCGTGGTTGCTCtctttcgtttttctgcgcTGGTTGGACATGTGGAGGCGGCAAGTCGCCATGCTTGAAgaggcggcctcgacgaCAGAGCCGAGTTCTCAAAGTGGGGAAAATGTGCTGCCAGCCGATCAAGCAggggacggcgaggcagcgcgcaaCCGAAAGTGA